Sequence from the Helicobacter pylori genome:
TGCGCTATAAATCAACGCATTCCTTTTAATAACAAGGATAAAAAGTTGTAGAAAGCGATTTTTAAAAAGCAATTAAAAAATATTCATACAACCTTTTTTGATCAATCAAACACTTCTTCATTGGGCTTGACTTCCCAGTTAATACGAGAGAGTAATTCTTTGTTTTTGAAATAATAATTCGCTTTTAATTTTAACGGTTTAGCCTTATGACCGCTCACTAAAATGATCACTTCATCTTTATCAATATTCATAATATCTTGCGCGCTCAATAAGTCCCACGCTTCTTTTCCTATACTAGAAGTCCCTCCAGTAATGAGCTGTCCTTTTTCTGTAGAGTGGCTTCGTGTTTTTCTAGTCATCTTACCGATTTCTTCGCTCACTTGTTTAGCGTATTCTAAATCATCCATTTTGAAAATCACTTTGTAAGCCACGGTGCTATTAACAATTCTTGCATCTTCTTTGCCGTAATATTTTTCAATAAGAGCGTTGGATTGCGTAATAAAAATTAAAACCACACCATAGCTCCTACTTAATGCGGGCATTTCTAATAAAAAAGGCAATTTACCAAAACGCACAAATTCATCTAAAAAAAGATAAACCCTTTCTTCAAATTTCTTACTCTCTTTCAATAAAAGATTTTTAGCAATACTTTCCAAAAGGATACGGATAAGCGGTGCGAGCGTGTCAATATCTGTTTGAGCGATTTTAATATAGAGTGAAATATTATCAGCCCTTAAATCCTCGTATTCAAAACTCATGCTGTCTGTAGCGCTTTTAACTTGATAGCTTGTAAAGACTTGCATAAAACGGCTATAAACTGATTTAATGCTCGCAAACTCTTTATCATTCGCCTTAGCCCATTTGTTCGCTTCGTTTCTAATAACAGGATCTAACATGCCCTCTTTCATTATAATATTGCCTTGATCATCTTTTTCTAAATTATTCACAGATCCATCATAATTTTTAGGATTTTCTGGGTCAGTATAGACTTGTTCGGCTACTTGTTTATACCATAGCAATTCCACATTGACATTAGGTTTCATTTTTTTAACGCCATTTTCTACTTTAGCCATATAACGCCCATTCTCTTTAACAAAACCATTATCGCTACTTTGACATTCATATAATTCAGTATAAAATCGGCTTTGTGGATTGATTAAGGGAACGTAATTTTTTATAGGAGCGCTTGCAATTTCAAAAAAGGTGCTAGTGTTATGCACGCACAAATCATAAAGAGCGTAAAAGACAAATAAATTTTTAGCTTGCTGTGTCCAATGAGGGTCTTTATTTGCCCCATCTTCAGCAAAAATAGTATTACCCACTTCATCTACAAGCCTTCGCTTTCGGTTAAAATCTAATTTTTCTACAATGCGTTTATCAAACGGATTGAATTTAAGCGTGTTGTCATTTCCATCAAATACAAAAATTTTATTTTTTAGAACTTGTTGTCTGTAACCAGCCGTTAAATCAAATAACTCCCCTTTAATATCTAACACCACACAAGAGCTAGGCACATTTAAAAGATTAGGCACAGCCACAGCTGCGGTTTTACCACTTCCAGGAGGAGCGATAATTAAAGTAGAAAGCGGAGCATCATAATAAGTAGGCTTAAGTGAATTTAAACCTTTATATAGCCCCACACAAAAACCTTTGTTAAAATTTAAGGTCATAGGATAACTCTTAGAAGAACCTAGCGTAAAGACATCTTTGCAAGCCTTAGGGAGAGTTTTAGTGTAATAATCTTTTTGAATGCTATTAAGCTTATGGAATAAATTGCTGGTTTTATCCTTAAATTTATCTCTTAATGTTTTGAATTTTTCTCTCATTTAAAATAATCCTTTTAAATATTTCATAAATAGCGTTAGTTTTACACTTAAAAATCCCCTAAATATAAAGGTTAAGACACAAATCACTACTAAAAAAGATAAGATCGTAAAGAAAACCTTAGGTCTTTTCTTGGCAAATTGATAAACTCCATAAAATATACACCCTATAAAAATAGGCAATAGCGTAAAGCTAGAGACAACAAGCATTAGAGGCAAAAACAAAATTAAGAACAAGCCTTTAAGAATATTAAAAATCCTATATTCGTATTTAATAATATCTTTCATTTCAGCCCAAACTGCCTTGCCATGACTATCCATATTGCGCCCATTAAAAAATAAGTAGGCTGTCAAAAATAGCGGCAATAACGCACAAAAGAATGAAAAGTAAATCTCAAATTTAAAATGGGGAAAATTATGTAGATTAAGAATAATCTTTTTTAGATAGTTATAACTCGCTAAAAAACTAGGAAAACCTAAGAAATAATGCGATACGCCTAAAAA
This genomic interval carries:
- a CDS encoding type IV secretory system conjugative DNA transfer family protein, with protein sequence MREKFKTLRDKFKDKTSNLFHKLNSIQKDYYTKTLPKACKDVFTLGSSKSYPMTLNFNKGFCVGLYKGLNSLKPTYYDAPLSTLIIAPPGSGKTAAVAVPNLLNVPSSCVVLDIKGELFDLTAGYRQQVLKNKIFVFDGNDNTLKFNPFDKRIVEKLDFNRKRRLVDEVGNTIFAEDGANKDPHWTQQAKNLFVFYALYDLCVHNTSTFFEIASAPIKNYVPLINPQSRFYTELYECQSSDNGFVKENGRYMAKVENGVKKMKPNVNVELLWYKQVAEQVYTDPENPKNYDGSVNNLEKDDQGNIIMKEGMLDPVIRNEANKWAKANDKEFASIKSVYSRFMQVFTSYQVKSATDSMSFEYEDLRADNISLYIKIAQTDIDTLAPLIRILLESIAKNLLLKESKKFEERVYLFLDEFVRFGKLPFLLEMPALSRSYGVVLIFITQSNALIEKYYGKEDARIVNSTVAYKVIFKMDDLEYAKQVSEEIGKMTRKTRSHSTEKGQLITGGTSSIGKEAWDLLSAQDIMNIDKDEVIILVSGHKAKPLKLKANYYFKNKELLSRINWEVKPNEEVFD